The sequence CGTGTAGTGGGCTGCTAAAATAGTAATTTAATATAGCGGAGGATATGTTTTTTTAATTAAAGTAATCCATTAAAACGATGGATTATAGCGAGAATAAGCGGTTTTAACAGAATTTTTAGATTATTGATATATGTATTTAATAAGCCTATAAGTGGTGTTTTTTAGGATATTATCTGTCAAAATATCATTTGCAATTATGATAATTTTAAGGGCAGTCGCCTCCTGTGTTTTTCTATTAATTAAATAGGGTTATTACCCTTCATTTTTATGAATATGTTAAATTATTAATATTCCTGTAAGTTGTGTTGATAAAGAATTATATTTGCTTTAACTATTGAGTAATAACGATTTAACCCCAATTGTTATGGAGACAAGTATATCTTCAGAAAGCAGCATTAAGGATGAAGCCAAACGTACTCCCACGTGCTGGAAATGTAAATCAACTTTAGACTACCGTGTTCCGCGTGGAATGCTGGTTAAAACGCTTTTATTTTGGATGCCGTTGCGCAGGTATTATTGCTATGGCTGCGCTAAAAAGCGTTACGTACGCGGGTAAGCACGTTATAAATACTGATCTTTCAACCTGTGGAACAGGTGTTCTTTTATCGGGGTACTTTAAATATTACAAATGCGTATTATTCCTGAACAACTTTATGGCTATAGCCAGCAGGATAATACCAAAGGCTTTACGCAATATGCTGATGCCGGTTTGGCCGAATAACCTTTCCAGGTACTTCACATTTTTTAATACCAGGTAAACAAACATGGTGTTTAATACAATACCAACAATAATATTGGGTGTTTGATATTGCGATTTAAGCGACAGCAGCGTGGTCATGGTGCCCGCTCCGGCTATCAGCGGGAAAGCAAGCGGAACGATAGACGCCGTTGATGATACCTCTTCCTTAAATACTTTTATCCCCAATATCATCTCCATAGCGATAATAAATATCACCAGCGAACCGGCGATAGCGAACGAGGGGATATCCAGCCCGATCACGTTCAGCAATTCCTCGCCTACAAACAAGAAGATCACCATCAGTACCAATACAGCTATCGATGCCTTTTCCGATTCGATATGGCCTACACGCTGCCGCAGGTCGATAATGATAGGTATAGCACCTAAAATATCGATGATGGCGAACAAGATCATGGTAACAGATAGGATCTGCTTAGGGTCGAAGGCTAACATAGGTGGTAGTATTTAGTGGTTATTGGCAGCTTATTTAAAGCTAAGTAAAAAAGCTATAAAAGCAAAAAAGGTTCTGAATACTCAGAACCTTTTTTGCTTGGAGAATATTCTTAATTATTGTTTCTCAAAATCTGACGCGGTTGGCAATACATCGCCAATATTACCCAGTTTACTGTTCTTGCGGCTGTAACCAAAATAGATCAACAAACCAAGAACCATCCAGCCAAAAGCACTAAGAAGGGTTTCTTTTGGTAAGCCATAGATCATACCACCACATATAAGTGCACCTAAAATTGGTACAATGGGTACCAGCGGGGTTTTAAATGGACGTTTGAGTGTTGGATTGGTATAGCGTAATATAATGACGCCGATACACACCAGGATAAAGGCAAACAGAGTACCTATCGAGGTCAGATCGCCTGCAACACTGCCTGGGACAAATGCCGCGAAGGCGCCAACAAATACGAACAAGATCATATTGCTTTTGTATGGCGTGCGGAATTTAGGGTGCAGATCGCTGAAGATCTTTGGCAACAGGCCATCGTTAGACATGGTGTAGAATACGCGCGACTGGCCCATCAGCATCACCAGGATAACTGAAGAGAAACCTGCCAAAATAGCGATAGTAACCATGGTTGATAACCAGCCGTAACCGTGCATATAAGTGCTGATCGCGTAAGCTACCGATGCTTCTTTACCCGACTTCATGAAATCGGTGAACGGTGCAACACCAGTTAATACCCACGAGAACAGGATATACAGGATAGTACAAACCACCAACGAACCAAGGATACCAATTGGCATATCCCTGCTTGGGTTTTTAGCTTCCTGCGCGGCTGTTGATACAGCATCGAAACCGATAAATGCGAAGAAAACTACACCGGCACCACTGAGGATACCACCCCAACCATGATTGAAGAAAGGCGCATACGAATAAGTAGAACCGTCCGGTAATTTAATATCAGGCTGAGTAGCGGGGATGATATATGGCGTGTGGTTGGCAGGGTTAATAAATTGCCAGCCGATAGCGATAAATACCAATACGATAGCAACTTTGATGAATACGATAATACCGTTCACCAAAGCTGATTCCTGTGTGCCTTTTATTAATAATAATGAAAGTATTGCAAGGATAGCAAGTGCAGGTAAGTTAGCGATACCATGTACGCTTTGGCCATTTACCAGGATAGATTCCATTGGCGAGTGGCACCACTCGTAGGGTATTTTCCCCCCGAGGAGCTTATTGGCATACTCGCTCCAGCTAATGGAAACCGTTGCGGCCCCTAAGGCGTATTCCAATATCAGCGCCCAGCCAATTACCCAGGCAACAAGTTCGCCCATGGTGGCGTAGGCGTAAGTGTACGCGCTGCCGGCAATTGGGATGATTGAAGCAAATTCAGCATAGCAAAGGCCTGCGAACGCACAACCAATAGCCGCTACAATAAACGATAAGGTTACCGCGGCACCGGCGTGCTCACCGGCAGCGGCGGCCGTCCGTACGAACAGGCCCGCGCCAATAATAGCGCCAATACCTAAAGCAATAAGGCTGCCCGCGCCAAGCGTTCGCTTCAGCGTGCCTTCACCTTCTGCCGAGGCCGTTAATTGTTCAATAGATTTTTTTACAAATACCTTCATGTTTAGTTTTTAAATAAGATCAGAGTTTTAATAAATTAAAAACGAGTTTAGTTTCCCAAACCTAATTAATTTTATTGACAGAAAAAACTACCGTTTGTAACAAAGGAGTTTAAAACAAAATAATGTGGTGATTTGTATGCGGGTTTCGAAATATATGAGAGATATACAACCCATAAGTGCAAGCAGAGCGTGGTAATCCCTGGCATGCTGAGGGGCGAATCATCGGGCCGTCATCCTGAGGGAAGCGCAGCGACGAACGATCCCCCGTAAGCAGAGTGGTCTATGTAAGGTAACCATCCCCCCGCAATGACGGGATGGAGAAATAAAAACAACAAAAAAAGCCCTGCGGTAATAATATACCGCAGGGCTTCAATATTATTTAGCTAAAAACTAATTACTCAGCAGGTGCTGCTTCTTCAGTTTCTTCGGCTGGTTTTGCCTTAGCTTTAGGTGCTTTTTTAGCTGGTGCTTCAGCAGCTTCTTCTGCAACTGGTGCAGCTTCAGCAACCGGGGCAGCCTTAGCAACCGGGGCAGCCTTAGCTGCTGTTTTAGCTTTTGGTGCAGGTGCTGCTACTTCAGCAACCGGTGCAGCTTCAACAGGTAATACCGATACATAAGAGCGGTTATCTGCTTTCTTTTTGAAGGTTACGATACCTTCAGCTAAAGCGAACAGGGTATGATCTTTACCGATGCCTACATTCAGGCCCGGGTTGTGTTGGGTACCACGCTGACGAACGATGATGTTACCGGCAATTGCAGGCTGACCACCAAATATCTTGATACCTAAACGTTTACTGTGCGACTCGCGACCGTTGCGTGAACTACCGGCCCCTTTTTTGTGTGCCATTTTTTATGTCTTTATGAAGCCGGGTTAACAGCTTCGGGGGTTAAACTTTGGTGGATATTATAAAGAGATACCAGTGATCTCGATCTTGGTGAACTGCTGACGGTGGCCGTTTTTCTTTTTGTAGCCTTTACGACGTTTCTTTTTGAAAACGATCACTTTATCACCTTTTAAATGCGACACGATCTTAGCCGATACTTTAGCGCCTTTCAGGTCTGCACCTAATTTAAATTTGCCTTCGTTTTCAGCTAATAACACGTTGTCAAATTCAATATTAGCGCCCTCATCTCCTTGTAAGCGGTGCACAAAGATCTGCTGGTCTTTAGCAACTTTAAATTGCTGGCCGGCTATACTTACTATTGCGTACATTGTTAATTAGTTATTTGTTTTTAAAATTTTCGAGGTGCAAATATAGAGTTTAGTTTTCTTAAAAGCAAGAGCTTTTGAGAAAAGTCCGAAAGTCGGAAAAGACCGAGAGTCCGGAAGTGGGAAAATTACATACGGGCTAATGCGAAAAGCCGGTAAGCAAAAACAACTTCCGGACTCTCGGTCTTTCCTGGCTTGCGGACTTCTCCGCTACTTCTTCATCTTCTCCTGCGTATCATCCAGCACGTGCTGGATCTCCTTGATCAGCCTTACATTGGCATCTTTCAGGCGGGCATCACCATCAAAGGCGGCATCAAATACCACGCGCTTGGTTTTGCGCTTGTAGCCAAACTCAATAATATAACGTAGCGATTTAGGGCCGGTCTTTTTCTTGTAAGGGTTGGTCTCATCCGACGGGAAATTCCAGAAACCCAGGTCGGCTGCCTTGCGGTGCAGGTATAGCAGGTCGTTACTGCTCAGGCGCAGGTACATCTTCTTTACCGAATCGCGGTCATCAACATACTGGTAATTACCGCTCTTCGATTCAAATTTGTTCAGCAAACTATCGCCGGTGCCATACTGAAAGCTGATATGATCGAATTCTGAAAATTTATACGGCGCATTCTTCACCATAATGCCATAGTAATAAATAGAATACAGCAGAAATGGGATAGTTACACTGGCTATCAGGAATATTTTTTTGTTTTTGTTGCTCATGCTCTTTAGAAGGTCCGGAAGTCAGAAAAGACCGAAAGTCCGGAAGATTTTAGGGTGCAAAGATAGAAATTAGTCCTGAAGTTCGAAAAGGCGGAAAGTTCGAAAGACAGAACTAATATTGCATCTTTCGGACTTTCCGACTTCCGGACTTTCTACATATCTATCTCCATTTCCTTTTCCTCGCCCAGTTCGCCCTCCCATTTACTTACTACCGCGGTAGCCATGGCATTACCCAGCACGTTGGTAGCCGACCGGCCCATATCCAGCAGCGGATCAATACCAATCAATAAACCTAAGCCAGCCTCCGGGATACCAAACATGGCGATGGTACCGGCTATAACCACCAGCGACGCGCGCGGCACGCCGGCAATACCTTTACTGGTTAACATCAGCACCAGTAGCATGGAGACTTCCTGACCAATGGATAGATGCACCCCGTACGATTGCGCCAGGAAGATAGACGCGAAGGTCATATACATCATCGAACCATCCAGGTTAAACGAGTAGCCCAGCGGCAGTACAAAGCTTACTATCTTATTATTACAGCCAAATTTCTCCAGTTCAATCAGCACGCGCGGGTAAGCGGCCTCGCTTGTCGAGGTGCTGAAAGCCACCAGCATAGCATCTTTTATATTATTCACCAGTTTAAAGGTACGGCCCTTCAGCACCATAAAGCCGGCGAATACGATCACCAGCCAAAGCAATATCAGCGAAAAATAAAACTCGCCGATGAAAATGGCATAAGTTGAAAGGATGCCCAAACCCTGTTTAGCCACAACAGCCGTAATAGCGCCAAACACGGCGATTGGGGCAAGTTTCATCACGTAGCCGGTAATTTTCAGGATAACGTGGGCGATAGCATCCATGGCTTTCACCACAATTTCGCCTTGCTTGCCAATGGCGGCGGTAGCCACCCCGAAGAACATCGAGAAGATCACGATTTGCAGGATCTCGTTATTCGCCATCGATTCGGTAAAGCTGCGCGGCACTACGTGGCTGATAAAATCCTTTAATGAAAGGGCCGACTTTTTAATTTCGGTACCCAAATGGCTATCCGGCAGCGGGATGTGCATGGTAATTCCCGGCTTAAACATATTCACCAGCAGCATACCCAGTAGCAGCGATACCAGCGTAGCACTTAAAAACCAAAGCAGCGTTTTGCCGCCAATACGGCCCACCGCCTTAATATCGCCCACCTTGGCTACGCCTACCACAAGGGTAGTGAACACCAGCGGAGCTACGATCATTTTGATGAGGCGAAGGAAAATATCGCTTAGAATAGTGAAACCTTCCAACTTGTCCTCGCGGATGCCGTCGTTCTCCTTTTTTACCTTTACTTCGGCTACGCGTTGCGTTTTCAGGGTCTTGAATTCGGCAACGGTAGTATCTTTCATCTCCACCAGTTTGGTGTCTATGGCTTTGATGTTGGCATCGGCCGTACTTATTTTTTTGTTGTACTGGTCTATTACGTTAAGGTTGTACAGATAGCCGGTAATTACACCAACTACCAATGCGATGAAAATAAAAAGTGTGAGTTTGTTTTTTAGCATTCCGGTGGTTTTGATGGGGCTAAAGTACAAAATTGGACGATGATTTTTGAATGCCTCACTGATTTTGCATTGGTGGCAATTTAACCACAAAGTACACTAAGTACACCCCTCCCAAACCCTCCCCAAAGGGGAGAGGGTTTCAGAGAATTTTTAGAACCCTCTCCTTTGGAGAGAGCAGGGTGAGGTACTTATTCGGCCAGGCTATAGGTATAGCCCCGGGTCGATTTTACTTTTAAGGCGATACGCTCCAGGCTTTCTTCCAGATTATCTACCTGTTTCTTATTGCTTGCCGCCAGCAATGCCTTCCTGAACATGCCGGATGCCTGTGTCCAGTTGCCGCTTTTTTCGGCCAGTAAACCTAACTGCTTGTAAACAGCAGCATGATCTACACCGGGCACCTGCAACGCCTTTTGGCTTACAGCGCCGGCCTGTGCAGCCATATTTAAAAATACCAGCAGTTGCAAATAGGGTATATAAGCATCCGGAAACTGCGGCTCCAGTTCAGCGCATAACTTCAGGTGATAGCCGGCCGTTTGGTAATCGGCCATGTTGTAATAATATATCAGCCCCAACTGGTAATGCGCACGGGCATACAGCGGGTCTGTTTGTATAATATCGTTAAGCAGTTGCAGGCTTTTAGGCATTTCGCCGTAATAGCGCTCCTCCACCGCCTGAAGATACTTTTCTTCGATGGTATAAAAAGTGTCCATAAATATATTAATGGCTGTTAAGCCTTGTAATCAATAATAAATAAAATTTGATGATCGTCTGTTTAAGCGGGTACGCTAAACAGGAGCGGAGAATGACTGAGCCGGTGCAAAACCATCCCCCTGCACGCCCATGGGCTGCATACAAGTTGAGATATGTTTTTGAAATAGCATCGGTTTGAGATTTATTTTTTGCGAAGATATGGAATTATTATCGAAAATAAATATCAACTAACTGCCTGCAATAATGTGCTGCTGTAAGAGATTTAGGCTAAAGCCCTCCGGATAGCCTGCTTACCCGTTGGCTGAAGCCAACGGCAATGAGTTAGAAATGTTTATACCGGATAATTTAGGGCAAAGACATCGTGGGGATTTATTACCGTCCCATTTATGGTACGGATAGCAAGTTTATAAAACCGGCTTTAGCCAAAACAAATCAGGAAGATTGTTTTGAAAAGCACTGCCAGTGCTGCTATCAATGTTTGTTCCCGTGCTGCACTCCAACTCCTCGCGCCACCGCGCAATGCCGGCGCTGGCTGTGGGGTTTCCGCTTCGCCCGGGTTTATGTTGAACGGTTATGCTATACCGAGTTTCATATTCAAACTTTCGTCCCTTGGCCTGAACACAGTTTCAACCGGAACCGTCAATTCATCTAAACGATCGTCATCAAGCAGAATTTTCTGCTGCTTTACAAAATCGGTGATATCCTCAATAAACGCGATCTGCTGTGTAAACGCTTTTAAAACATCGCCCTTTAAACCCAGTTGAATAGCGCGGCGCTCCAGTTTATTGCCATGCGGGTCGTGGTCAGGGTCCCATTGCAAGCGTATTTCTTTTGTGGCAAGTTCGTTCTTCCATTCGTCGTGGGTGCTATAATTCCCCTGCGCAAAGGATGAGAACGCGGCTTGCGCTAATATTTGTTCGAAGCTTTCCTTCGTTATCCAAATTGCTAAAACGCGCTCCTGGTTTTCCTTTCCGGCCCAGCCGCAGCGGTACATCATCCACAAAAAATTAGGCTTTATCCACGACATGCGGTTCATGCTAAAATCTGTCCCGCCCAGCGTTTGATGCTTAATCGCGTAATTGGCAATAGCTGGCTTGTAGGCCTGGTAAACCAGTAAATGGGTATCGGTTTGGTGAGCTAAAATATGCTGCCCGCTTTGCGGCAGCGCTGATAAACTTTGTCTGTAAGAATGTAAAACAAGTTTCATATGAACCATGGAAATGTTTTGGCAGAAAAGTACTCGTCCAGTTCATCAAAGTCACCGCACGCATCGCACTCGCATATATACGTTAGGGCCTTCAAAGCCTCGTCGCTGTTTTGTTTTTGTAGGAAGCTGATAGTATCCGTTACGCCGGCAAACGGCACTAATTGTATATCCAGGCCACAGTAGGTATCAAAGTCGATGGTTTTAGCATCCCATATTTTTAAGCAATCTTCGATATGGTTTTGCAGCCCTAAATTAAAGCAGGCCAACATCAGATCTTCTGCGGGCATTATACCATCCGGCTGTCGCCTGGTAGTTATAAATTTATCCAGCAAAGCCAGTGCAAATGCCCTATCCTTATTTTGCCTGGAATAGCTAATAAGTTCTTTACGTAAGGCAGTATCGGCTTGAAACGCCGCAATTGTTTCTGTATTAATATCGTTCTCGGTATGAAAGCGATCAAGTATTTCGTATATCGTCATTAGCAATAATATCCACAATTTCCCCCACTTTTCAAAATGCCTTTTAATACTCCATCAACTGCTCCCCAAACTTAAACTCCTTAAATTTTTGCCAGCGGGCGTTGGGGTTGTAGGTTTCGCGTTCCAAAACCATCAGTCGGTCGGCCACAAAACTGGCTTTAAATTTGCACTGCTCAAACTTTGGCCATAACAATTTAAATTTATCGGGATGGATATTGCGCACTACCGTAATATGCGGAACAATAGGTTTTTGAATGATACGCATACTACCCTGCAAGCCTTTAAACCAGCGCTGGGTACGCTCATCCATCACCACGCAGGCGTAAATGGTCATGCCGGTATCGCCATGGGTAAAGTATTTAAAATTGCTGATGTACAGTTCATGCGGCGTAAGCAGTCCCAGTTTACCCGCCATCTGACTAATGGCATGCCGCGCCACAAAAGGCTTGCAGCGGTGCTGATGGTTAATGCTGATATGTGCCGGCGAGGTCAGTCCATCGTAATTTCCGATCACCCGGGCCGAGGCACGCTTATAACGGTCGATATCGTACCTGATCGCGTCGGACGGGGCAAGTAGCATTAAGTAATCAGTGTATCCGGTCATGGCAAAATGATTTTGGATAACAAATTTGCTAATATTTTTAGTAAAATATCAAATTTATTTAGCAATTTTGTGAGGTTACTCACCCCGGCAATGCTTCGCTGGTCGGCCCTCTCTCCGCTGCGCGGAAAGAGGGCCGGAAATACTTTGCCGCTATACAGCGATGGGGTTCAAACCCATCGCTACCGTTACCACCCTCTTTCCGCGCAGCGGAGAGAGGGTGGTCGAGC comes from Mucilaginibacter mali and encodes:
- a CDS encoding MarC family protein, which codes for MLAFDPKQILSVTMILFAIIDILGAIPIIIDLRQRVGHIESEKASIAVLVLMVIFLFVGEELLNVIGLDIPSFAIAGSLVIFIIAMEMILGIKVFKEEVSSTASIVPLAFPLIAGAGTMTTLLSLKSQYQTPNIIVGIVLNTMFVYLVLKNVKYLERLFGQTGISILRKAFGIILLAIAIKLFRNNTHL
- a CDS encoding amino acid permease, yielding MKVFVKKSIEQLTASAEGEGTLKRTLGAGSLIALGIGAIIGAGLFVRTAAAAGEHAGAAVTLSFIVAAIGCAFAGLCYAEFASIIPIAGSAYTYAYATMGELVAWVIGWALILEYALGAATVSISWSEYANKLLGGKIPYEWCHSPMESILVNGQSVHGIANLPALAILAILSLLLIKGTQESALVNGIIVFIKVAIVLVFIAIGWQFINPANHTPYIIPATQPDIKLPDGSTYSYAPFFNHGWGGILSGAGVVFFAFIGFDAVSTAAQEAKNPSRDMPIGILGSLVVCTILYILFSWVLTGVAPFTDFMKSGKEASVAYAISTYMHGYGWLSTMVTIAILAGFSSVILVMLMGQSRVFYTMSNDGLLPKIFSDLHPKFRTPYKSNMILFVFVGAFAAFVPGSVAGDLTSIGTLFAFILVCIGVIILRYTNPTLKRPFKTPLVPIVPILGALICGGMIYGLPKETLLSAFGWMVLGLLIYFGYSRKNSKLGNIGDVLPTASDFEKQ
- the rpmA gene encoding 50S ribosomal protein L27 is translated as MAHKKGAGSSRNGRESHSKRLGIKIFGGQPAIAGNIIVRQRGTQHNPGLNVGIGKDHTLFALAEGIVTFKKKADNRSYVSVLPVEAAPVAEVAAPAPKAKTAAKAAPVAKAAPVAEAAPVAEEAAEAPAKKAPKAKAKPAEETEEAAPAE
- the rplU gene encoding 50S ribosomal protein L21 produces the protein MYAIVSIAGQQFKVAKDQQIFVHRLQGDEGANIEFDNVLLAENEGKFKLGADLKGAKVSAKIVSHLKGDKVIVFKKKRRKGYKKKNGHRQQFTKIEITGISL
- a CDS encoding dicarboxylate/amino acid:cation symporter; amino-acid sequence: MLKNKLTLFIFIALVVGVITGYLYNLNVIDQYNKKISTADANIKAIDTKLVEMKDTTVAEFKTLKTQRVAEVKVKKENDGIREDKLEGFTILSDIFLRLIKMIVAPLVFTTLVVGVAKVGDIKAVGRIGGKTLLWFLSATLVSLLLGMLLVNMFKPGITMHIPLPDSHLGTEIKKSALSLKDFISHVVPRSFTESMANNEILQIVIFSMFFGVATAAIGKQGEIVVKAMDAIAHVILKITGYVMKLAPIAVFGAITAVVAKQGLGILSTYAIFIGEFYFSLILLWLVIVFAGFMVLKGRTFKLVNNIKDAMLVAFSTSTSEAAYPRVLIELEKFGCNNKIVSFVLPLGYSFNLDGSMMYMTFASIFLAQSYGVHLSIGQEVSMLLVLMLTSKGIAGVPRASLVVIAGTIAMFGIPEAGLGLLIGIDPLLDMGRSATNVLGNAMATAVVSKWEGELGEEKEMEIDM
- a CDS encoding DUF4291 domain-containing protein, producing MKLVLHSYRQSLSALPQSGQHILAHQTDTHLLVYQAYKPAIANYAIKHQTLGGTDFSMNRMSWIKPNFLWMMYRCGWAGKENQERVLAIWITKESFEQILAQAAFSSFAQGNYSTHDEWKNELATKEIRLQWDPDHDPHGNKLERRAIQLGLKGDVLKAFTQQIAFIEDITDFVKQQKILLDDDRLDELTVPVETVFRPRDESLNMKLGIA
- a CDS encoding 2'-5' RNA ligase family protein; this encodes MTGYTDYLMLLAPSDAIRYDIDRYKRASARVIGNYDGLTSPAHISINHQHRCKPFVARHAISQMAGKLGLLTPHELYISNFKYFTHGDTGMTIYACVVMDERTQRWFKGLQGSMRIIQKPIVPHITVVRNIHPDKFKLLWPKFEQCKFKASFVADRLMVLERETYNPNARWQKFKEFKFGEQLMEY